One segment of Peromyscus leucopus breed LL Stock chromosome 5, UCI_PerLeu_2.1, whole genome shotgun sequence DNA contains the following:
- the Rmi1 gene encoding recQ-mediated genome instability protein 1 isoform X2 has protein sequence MDAPIGRNRERGERDGGVRAAEKQRIMASAALWPGAPSSFLVRALWSEGEGKSGAPLARFEAAVHVWREGAAQGCLRAPRGICGIGGGRPLRAKSGGERRRRTLGRRSAAGCVLSGARPRDEAGRPGSFLCSRGFEYSTGPT, from the exons AGGCCGCAACCGAGAGCGAGGCGAGCGCGACGGCGGCGTCCGTGCAGCGGAGAAACAGAGGATAATGGCGTCTGCAGCGCTGTGGCCGGGAGCGCCCTCCTCCTTTCTCGTTCGCGCACTCTggagtgagggggaggggaagagcgGCGCTCCTCTCGCGAGATTTGAAGCGGCTGTTCACGTGTGGCGGGAGGGGGCGGCACAGGGGTGTCTGCGAGCCCCGAGGGGGATCTGTGGGATTGGAGGAGGGAGGCCGCTGCGCGCCAAATCGGGCGGTGAGCGGCGGCGGAGGACGCTTGGGCGGCGCTCGGCGGCGGGCTGCGTCCTCTCCGGCGCGCGGCCCCGGGACGAGGCGGGACGGCCAG GGTCATTTCTCTGCAGTAGAGGTTTTGAGTACTCCACTGGCCCCACTTGA